Proteins co-encoded in one Rudaeicoccus suwonensis genomic window:
- a CDS encoding LOG family protein, protein MAAIEVETLEQLLRLLASGTPLRGARLQDLDLTGLDPALLEHADVDKMVVLGCELPQQLDEQLRVRGALVFPREDRVPFDPWRAGLYTARELYADPTGEGYSGSRDARTYRWSLDPRTRSDVYATLLQAIHDDSIADALAELVDGRRVVGVMGGHALDRGTAGYADAAHLGHTLAADGAIVATGGGPGAMEAANLGALFEDATALAAALDELAGVPSFRPSVDAWATIAFGIRDRLAQAQRPDAPSLGVPTWFYGHEPPNVFAAHIAKYFSNALREDALLAICTAGIVVLPGAAGTVQEIFQAATRLFYATESDGPLPPLVLVDERHWQQAIPAWEPLRSLAEGRPMQSAIHLVGTVDEAAAIIAAG, encoded by the coding sequence ATGGCCGCCATCGAGGTAGAAACGCTCGAACAACTGCTGCGACTGCTCGCGTCCGGCACGCCGCTGCGGGGAGCGCGCTTGCAGGATCTCGACCTCACCGGACTTGATCCCGCCCTGCTGGAACACGCCGACGTCGACAAGATGGTCGTGCTCGGCTGTGAACTGCCGCAACAACTGGACGAGCAACTGCGCGTGCGTGGTGCTCTGGTCTTCCCGCGCGAGGACAGGGTGCCCTTCGACCCGTGGCGGGCCGGGCTCTACACCGCGCGCGAGCTGTATGCCGATCCCACCGGCGAGGGGTACTCCGGAAGCCGCGATGCACGCACCTACCGATGGTCGCTGGATCCGCGCACCCGCAGCGACGTCTACGCCACCCTCCTGCAGGCGATCCACGACGACAGCATCGCCGACGCCTTGGCAGAGCTGGTGGATGGCCGACGAGTGGTCGGAGTGATGGGTGGGCACGCCCTCGATCGCGGGACCGCCGGGTATGCCGATGCTGCCCATCTCGGCCACACCCTCGCCGCCGACGGCGCGATCGTGGCCACCGGAGGTGGACCGGGCGCGATGGAGGCGGCGAACCTCGGCGCGCTCTTCGAGGACGCGACGGCCCTCGCCGCAGCGCTGGATGAGCTCGCCGGGGTGCCGTCGTTCCGGCCGAGCGTGGATGCCTGGGCGACGATCGCGTTCGGCATACGCGATCGGTTGGCTCAAGCTCAGCGGCCGGACGCGCCCAGCCTGGGTGTCCCGACCTGGTTCTACGGGCACGAGCCGCCGAACGTCTTCGCCGCGCACATAGCGAAATACTTCAGCAACGCACTGCGTGAAGACGCGTTGCTTGCCATCTGCACCGCCGGCATCGTGGTGCTGCCCGGTGCGGCCGGCACGGTGCAGGAGATCTTCCAGGCAGCGACCCGGCTGTTCTATGCAACGGAGTCCGACGGCCCGCTGCCACCATTGGTGTTGGTCGATGAACGCCACTGGCAGCAAGCGATTCCGGCGTGGGAACCACTGCGCTCACTTGCCGAGGGCCGGCCGATGCAGTCCGCGATCCACCTCGTCGGCACCGTCGACGAGGCTGCCGCGATCATCGCCGCGGGCTGA
- a CDS encoding phosphatase PAP2 family protein: MIHAKGLLFGSLPNLMLNWRQALALAAVLVVGWLVLRHRFQGLSAVCREGSIIAVLFAVWQLVQEPDISIGGNALARGRWIERFQTAIHLPNERHVQDLILGHPDVVRLANLYYATMHFTVMGIFLVWLYVRHRDAYPRIRTSLAIAVLGCFIVQLMPVAPPRLLPGFVDTAELYGQSVYNAGFSVDALGAMPSVHVLFASVVGWFTWRVSTSKWRYIAVLHFVVTVFVIVATANHWWLDGIVAIALLIAAVQLHDAVTRLVHRRRRGSARGDDRGSLVDGADEVDRGLHRPALGK; this comes from the coding sequence GTGATCCACGCGAAGGGCCTGCTGTTCGGTTCGCTGCCGAACCTCATGCTCAACTGGCGTCAGGCTCTGGCGCTCGCGGCCGTCCTGGTGGTGGGCTGGCTTGTGCTGCGGCACCGGTTCCAGGGCCTGAGTGCTGTATGCCGTGAGGGCTCGATCATCGCGGTGCTGTTCGCGGTGTGGCAGCTGGTGCAGGAGCCCGACATCAGCATCGGCGGCAATGCGCTCGCGCGTGGCCGGTGGATCGAACGCTTTCAGACCGCGATCCATCTGCCGAACGAACGGCACGTGCAGGACCTCATCCTCGGTCATCCGGATGTGGTGCGTCTGGCGAACCTCTATTACGCCACCATGCACTTCACCGTCATGGGGATCTTCCTGGTGTGGTTGTACGTCCGGCACCGCGACGCGTATCCGCGGATCCGCACGTCGCTGGCGATCGCGGTGCTCGGTTGCTTCATCGTGCAGCTGATGCCGGTCGCACCGCCGCGGCTGCTGCCGGGTTTCGTCGACACGGCCGAGCTCTACGGTCAATCGGTCTACAACGCCGGATTCTCGGTGGATGCGCTCGGCGCGATGCCCTCGGTGCACGTGTTGTTCGCATCTGTGGTGGGCTGGTTCACCTGGCGGGTGAGTACGTCCAAGTGGCGGTACATCGCAGTGCTGCACTTCGTCGTGACGGTCTTTGTCATCGTCGCCACCGCCAACCACTGGTGGCTGGACGGAATTGTGGCCATCGCCTTGTTGATCGCCGCGGTGCAATTGCATGACGCCGTCACGCGGTTGGTTCACCGGAGGCGGCGTGGGTCAGCCCGCGGCGATGATCGCGGCAGCCTCGTCGACGGTGCCGACGAGGTGGATCGCGGACTGCATCGGCCGGCCCTCGGCAAGTGA
- the rlmN gene encoding 23S rRNA (adenine(2503)-C(2))-methyltransferase RlmN — translation MPTDLPEPTTRPAPGQLTFAAPRRGKPPQHLADFDEAGRKEAVEALGHKGFRAKQLSTHYFERFVSDPAQMTDLPAAGRDELVDAMLPSLMTPIRSVQADDGRTVKQVWRLFDGALVESVLMRYPGRVTMCISSQAGCGMNCPFCATGQEGLTRNLSTAEIVEQVVAGARMLRDGALAGGDEESRETPLRVSNVVFMGMGEALANYRQAVNAIRRLTEPPPAGLGMSARGLTMSTVGLVPAIDKLAAEGIPVTLALSLHAPDDELRNELVPINTRWSVDEALDAAYRYFDVTGRRVSIEYALIRDVNDQAWRADLLGQKLAARGKGWVHVNPIPLNPTPGSKWTASRKGVEQQFVERLRAHGIPTTIRDTRGSDIDGACGQLAASTA, via the coding sequence ATGCCGACCGACCTGCCTGAACCCACCACTCGTCCGGCGCCAGGGCAGCTGACGTTCGCTGCACCGCGCCGGGGCAAGCCGCCGCAGCATCTGGCCGACTTCGACGAAGCCGGCCGCAAAGAGGCGGTGGAAGCGTTGGGGCACAAGGGTTTTCGCGCTAAGCAGCTGTCCACACACTACTTCGAACGGTTCGTCAGCGATCCCGCACAGATGACGGATCTGCCGGCAGCCGGACGTGACGAGCTGGTCGACGCGATGCTGCCCTCGCTGATGACGCCGATTCGGTCGGTGCAGGCGGACGACGGTCGCACCGTCAAACAGGTCTGGCGGTTGTTCGACGGTGCGCTGGTCGAGTCGGTGCTCATGCGGTACCCCGGACGCGTGACGATGTGCATCTCCAGCCAGGCCGGCTGCGGGATGAACTGCCCGTTCTGCGCGACAGGGCAGGAGGGCCTGACCCGCAACCTGTCGACGGCCGAGATCGTCGAGCAGGTCGTCGCCGGTGCCCGGATGCTGCGCGACGGCGCGCTGGCCGGTGGCGACGAGGAGTCCCGCGAGACACCGCTGCGCGTGTCCAACGTCGTCTTCATGGGCATGGGCGAGGCGCTGGCCAACTACCGTCAGGCCGTCAACGCCATCCGCCGACTGACGGAACCTCCGCCCGCCGGCCTGGGTATGTCGGCCCGCGGACTCACCATGTCCACCGTCGGACTCGTTCCCGCCATCGACAAGCTCGCAGCCGAAGGCATTCCCGTCACGCTGGCACTGTCGCTGCACGCCCCCGACGACGAGCTGCGCAACGAACTCGTGCCGATCAACACACGATGGTCGGTCGACGAGGCGCTCGATGCGGCATACCGGTACTTCGATGTGACGGGCCGTCGGGTGTCGATCGAGTACGCCCTGATCCGCGACGTCAACGACCAGGCATGGCGGGCCGACCTGCTCGGCCAGAAGCTTGCCGCGCGCGGCAAGGGCTGGGTGCACGTCAACCCGATCCCGCTCAACCCGACGCCCGGGTCGAAGTGGACCGCGTCCCGCAAGGGCGTCGAGCAGCAGTTCGTGGAGCGGCTGCGAGCCCACGGCATACCGACGACGATCCGCGACACACGCGGCTCCGACATCGACGGGGCCTGCGGGCAACTCGCCGCGTCGACCGCGTGA
- a CDS encoding phosphatidate cytidylyltransferase — MSEPTSRRAAREARAARSKSSSMPQPVVAPAEAAAGRPGAESTNPTPRAGRNLYAAIGVGVLLGAIVILSLFLVKEIFVAVAMAASVIGCFEVVRAMSNGRIHPPLIPTLTAAAVVPLIAYLWGAPALAFSAIVAVLVVLVWRSFGDEEGLRRDVAGGAMVVLYLPALVGFAMLLLHNSDGPGRIVVFVLVTICSDIGGYAVGVVAGRHPMAPSVSPKKSWEGFAGSFTACVIGGALSVSLVLDGRWWVGAILGALVVVAATVGDLCESMIKRDLGIKDMSNLIPGHGGLMDRLDSLLLAVPVVWAVLTPFVAVK; from the coding sequence ATGTCCGAACCCACCTCCCGCCGGGCTGCCCGCGAGGCGCGAGCCGCGCGCTCGAAGTCCAGCAGTATGCCGCAGCCCGTCGTCGCGCCTGCCGAGGCGGCCGCCGGCCGGCCGGGAGCTGAGAGCACCAATCCCACTCCGCGCGCCGGCCGCAATCTGTATGCCGCGATCGGCGTGGGAGTGCTGCTCGGGGCCATCGTCATACTCAGCCTCTTCCTGGTGAAGGAGATCTTCGTCGCGGTCGCCATGGCCGCCTCTGTGATCGGCTGCTTCGAGGTGGTTCGCGCGATGAGCAACGGCCGCATCCACCCGCCGTTGATCCCGACCCTGACGGCTGCGGCGGTCGTGCCGTTGATCGCCTACCTGTGGGGCGCACCGGCCCTGGCGTTTTCAGCCATCGTGGCGGTGCTCGTGGTGCTTGTCTGGCGCAGCTTCGGCGACGAGGAGGGCTTGCGTCGCGATGTCGCCGGGGGAGCGATGGTGGTGCTCTATCTGCCGGCTCTCGTGGGGTTCGCGATGCTGCTGCTGCACAACTCCGACGGTCCCGGCCGCATCGTGGTCTTCGTTCTCGTCACGATCTGCAGCGACATCGGCGGGTATGCCGTGGGAGTGGTCGCGGGCAGGCACCCGATGGCGCCCAGCGTCTCGCCGAAGAAGTCCTGGGAGGGCTTCGCCGGATCATTCACGGCCTGCGTCATCGGCGGGGCGCTTTCGGTGTCGCTCGTGCTCGACGGACGATGGTGGGTCGGCGCGATCCTCGGTGCGCTGGTCGTCGTGGCTGCCACCGTCGGCGACCTGTGCGAGTCGATGATCAAGCGCGACCTCGGCATCAAGGACATGAGCAATCTCATCCCGGGCCACGGCGGGCTGATGGACCGCCTCGACTCGCTGCTGCTGGCCGTGCCGGTGGTGTGGGCCGTCCTGACTCCTTTCGTCGCGGTGAAGTGA
- the frr gene encoding ribosome recycling factor codes for MDGSIDESLFEAEEKMEKAVEVAKEDFAAIRTGRASAAMFNKLTVDYYGAPTPLQQLASFQTPEARTVLIQPFDKGAMAGIEKALRESDLGVNPSNDGNLIRIVLPALTEERRKDYIKIARQKGEDAKVSIRNVRRKAKEDIDKAVKDGDVGEDEGSRAEKELEAVTKRHVDAVDDLLKGKEAELLSV; via the coding sequence ATGGACGGCAGCATCGACGAGAGTCTGTTCGAGGCAGAGGAAAAGATGGAGAAGGCGGTCGAGGTCGCCAAGGAGGACTTCGCAGCCATCCGCACCGGCCGGGCCAGTGCCGCCATGTTCAACAAGCTGACTGTCGACTACTACGGCGCGCCGACCCCGTTACAGCAACTCGCGTCCTTCCAGACACCCGAGGCGCGCACCGTGCTGATCCAGCCTTTCGACAAGGGCGCGATGGCCGGCATCGAGAAGGCGTTGCGCGAAAGCGACCTGGGCGTCAACCCCAGCAACGACGGCAACCTCATCCGCATCGTGCTGCCGGCGCTGACCGAGGAGCGCCGCAAGGACTACATCAAGATCGCCCGTCAGAAGGGCGAGGACGCCAAGGTGTCGATCCGCAACGTCCGTCGCAAGGCCAAGGAAGACATCGACAAGGCCGTCAAGGACGGTGACGTGGGCGAGGACGAAGGCAGCCGCGCCGAGAAGGAGCTCGAGGCCGTCACCAAGCGTCACGTCGACGCCGTCGACGACCTGTTGAAGGGCAAGGAGGCCGAGCTCCTCTCAGTCTGA
- the pyrH gene encoding UMP kinase, with protein sequence MTLAPNQSENPLRVLLKLSGEVFGGGQVGLAPDVVRGVAEQIAAAARSGVEIAVVIGGGNFFRGAELQTKGMDRTRADYMGMLGTVMNCLALQDFLEKQGIDTRVQTAITMGQVAEPYIPRRAMRHLEKHRVVIFGAGAGMPFFSTDTVSAQRALEIKCDMVLIAKSGVDGVYTADPKIDPSATKLDTVTFSDALAQNLRIVDAAAFSLCMENDLPMRVFGMEGEGNITRALQGEKIGTLVTT encoded by the coding sequence ATGACCCTCGCCCCGAACCAGTCCGAGAACCCCTTGCGGGTCCTGTTGAAACTGTCCGGCGAGGTGTTCGGTGGGGGCCAGGTCGGCCTCGCGCCCGACGTCGTGCGTGGTGTCGCCGAGCAGATCGCGGCCGCGGCCCGATCCGGCGTCGAGATCGCCGTCGTGATCGGTGGTGGCAACTTCTTCCGCGGCGCGGAACTGCAGACCAAGGGCATGGACCGCACCCGCGCGGACTACATGGGCATGCTCGGCACAGTCATGAACTGCCTTGCCTTGCAGGACTTCCTGGAGAAGCAAGGCATCGACACCCGTGTGCAGACCGCCATCACGATGGGGCAGGTCGCCGAGCCCTACATTCCCCGCCGGGCGATGCGTCACCTTGAGAAGCACCGCGTCGTGATCTTCGGCGCCGGCGCCGGTATGCCGTTCTTCTCCACCGACACCGTCAGCGCCCAGCGCGCGCTCGAGATCAAGTGCGACATGGTGCTGATCGCCAAGAGTGGCGTCGACGGCGTCTACACCGCAGACCCGAAGATCGACCCGTCGGCCACCAAGCTGGACACCGTCACCTTCTCCGATGCGCTCGCCCAGAACCTGCGCATCGTCGATGCTGCAGCGTTCAGTCTCTGCATGGAGAACGACCTGCCGATGCGCGTCTTCGGCATGGAGGGCGAGGGAAATATCACCCGTGCCCTGCAAGGTGAGAAGATCGGAACTCTGGTCACGACCTGA
- a CDS encoding APC family permease, translated as MDQSSPATATGRQSAADAQDHKLRRELGFWSLVAAGVGSVIGSGWLFSSMYAAQDAGPAALIAWVIAGALMLMIALVFAELGMVRPESGGLVRYPLYSNGRLAASIIGWAMWLSYVANPPSEASAVVQYASKWWHGVYSAKTSKLTALGTFVAVVLMALFVVVNYFGVKWFAKSNNIVTAVKLGIPVITVVLLLASGFGANSKAGGFSHNFSAHGFAPYGISAAFSAIASGGLIFAYTGFRNVIELSGEASNPRRDIPRAMVVTIVFSIVLYICLQLGYLGSLPGSELAHAAGWNGVNLDSPFADLAKMLGFTWLSWLLIADSSISPSGSGIVYTAANARNVFGLAKNGFFPRAVMKVSDRTGVPVVAMLVNFVLGAGLIVLLPSWHDIVEVLSALAALTFSIGSISVLVFRNVGLGGSATRLRGMTIIAPLAFAVASLVIVWQPWDTLWKTLIPIGVGLAWFAASFAIGERNKGDLAGGLWLVVYIAFIYGVGALGSFGGADIIPAPWDSVVVAVGAVLLYFWGVRAGTTYLSNHHELLVVLKEREGDDTDIIAKTQRPQG; from the coding sequence ATGGACCAATCCAGCCCCGCCACGGCCACCGGCCGCCAGAGCGCCGCAGATGCCCAGGACCACAAACTTCGCAGAGAGCTCGGATTCTGGTCACTCGTGGCCGCGGGAGTCGGAAGCGTCATCGGCTCGGGGTGGTTGTTCTCCTCGATGTATGCCGCCCAGGACGCCGGCCCCGCCGCACTGATCGCCTGGGTCATCGCCGGTGCACTGATGCTGATGATCGCGCTGGTCTTCGCCGAACTCGGCATGGTGCGCCCCGAGTCCGGTGGCCTGGTCCGTTATCCGCTCTACTCGAACGGCCGCCTCGCCGCCAGCATCATCGGCTGGGCCATGTGGCTGTCGTATGTTGCCAACCCGCCCAGTGAGGCGTCGGCGGTGGTGCAGTACGCCTCCAAGTGGTGGCACGGGGTGTACTCGGCAAAGACCTCCAAGCTCACGGCCCTTGGCACCTTCGTCGCGGTCGTGCTGATGGCGCTGTTCGTGGTCGTCAACTACTTCGGCGTGAAGTGGTTCGCCAAGTCCAACAACATCGTGACCGCGGTCAAACTCGGCATCCCCGTCATCACGGTGGTGCTGCTGCTTGCCAGCGGCTTCGGCGCCAACAGCAAGGCCGGTGGGTTCTCCCACAACTTCAGCGCGCACGGCTTCGCGCCATACGGCATCTCGGCAGCCTTCAGCGCCATCGCATCCGGCGGCCTGATCTTCGCCTACACCGGTTTCCGCAATGTCATCGAGCTGTCCGGTGAGGCATCCAATCCGCGGCGGGACATCCCGCGCGCGATGGTCGTCACCATCGTGTTCAGCATCGTGCTCTACATCTGCCTCCAACTGGGATACCTCGGCTCGCTGCCGGGCAGTGAACTGGCCCATGCGGCCGGCTGGAACGGCGTGAATCTGGATTCACCCTTTGCCGACCTGGCCAAGATGCTCGGTTTCACCTGGTTGTCGTGGTTGCTGATCGCCGACTCGTCGATCTCGCCGTCCGGCTCCGGCATCGTCTACACGGCGGCGAATGCCCGCAACGTCTTCGGCCTGGCGAAGAACGGCTTCTTCCCGCGCGCGGTGATGAAGGTCAGCGACCGCACCGGTGTGCCTGTCGTGGCGATGCTGGTCAACTTTGTGCTCGGCGCCGGCCTCATCGTGCTCCTGCCCAGCTGGCACGACATCGTCGAGGTGCTCAGTGCTCTCGCCGCACTGACCTTCTCGATCGGCTCGATCTCGGTGCTGGTGTTCCGCAACGTCGGACTGGGCGGGTCCGCCACCCGACTGCGCGGTATGACGATCATCGCGCCGCTGGCGTTCGCCGTCGCCTCACTGGTGATCGTCTGGCAGCCGTGGGACACCCTGTGGAAGACGTTGATCCCGATCGGGGTGGGGCTGGCGTGGTTCGCTGCGAGCTTCGCGATCGGTGAGCGCAACAAGGGCGACCTGGCGGGCGGCCTGTGGCTGGTCGTCTACATCGCCTTCATCTACGGCGTGGGGGCGCTGGGCAGTTTCGGTGGCGCCGACATCATCCCCGCGCCGTGGGATTCGGTCGTGGTGGCGGTCGGCGCAGTTCTTCTCTACTTCTGGGGAGTGCGCGCGGGCACGACATATCTGTCGAACCATCACGAGCTGCTGGTGGTGCTCAAGGAGCGAGAAGGCGATGACACCGACATCATCGCCAAAACGCAGCGACCGCAGGGCTGA
- a CDS encoding LacI family DNA-binding transcriptional regulator: MPRPTIADIAREAGVSKGAVSFALNGQPGVSSETRARIVAIADRMHWRPHSAARALGRSNTQLAGLVTARPRRTLGVEPSFSQIFSGVQSRLSLEGIGLQLTIVEDLDSEIATYRDWAAEHRVDGVVLMDLTIADPRLDELQRLGLPAVALGGRSAGHSINAVTLDESAAMTSIIEYLAAIGHRRFHHISGPRQLHSTEDRVSALAAAGAALNLQTQVTATDGTGTDATRATRAALSSHDRPTALIFDNDIMAFAGLAVAVEMGAAVPGDVSIVSFEDSALAKLMHPGITALSRDSFALGEILADNLIKSIKHPEIHTQIAAPLPHLIVRESTAAIR; this comes from the coding sequence ATGCCACGTCCAACAATTGCGGACATCGCCCGCGAAGCCGGCGTGTCCAAAGGGGCAGTGTCGTTCGCCCTCAACGGCCAGCCGGGCGTCAGCAGCGAGACCCGCGCGCGGATCGTGGCCATTGCAGACCGCATGCACTGGCGCCCCCACAGCGCTGCTCGTGCTCTTGGTCGTTCCAACACCCAATTGGCCGGCCTCGTGACGGCTCGGCCACGCCGCACGCTGGGCGTCGAGCCGTCCTTCTCGCAGATCTTCTCAGGGGTGCAGTCACGTCTGTCGCTGGAGGGAATCGGCCTGCAGTTGACGATCGTGGAAGATCTCGACAGCGAAATCGCGACCTACCGCGACTGGGCGGCAGAACACCGCGTCGACGGCGTCGTGCTGATGGACCTCACGATCGCCGATCCTCGCCTGGACGAACTCCAGCGATTGGGTCTTCCGGCGGTGGCGCTCGGCGGGCGGTCCGCCGGCCACAGCATCAACGCCGTGACTCTCGACGAGAGTGCCGCCATGACCTCCATCATCGAATACCTCGCAGCCATCGGCCATCGCCGGTTCCATCACATCAGCGGACCGCGGCAGTTGCACAGCACCGAGGACCGGGTCTCCGCCCTCGCCGCAGCCGGCGCGGCGCTCAACCTACAGACACAGGTGACTGCGACAGACGGCACCGGCACCGACGCCACCCGGGCCACCCGAGCCGCCCTGTCCTCCCACGACCGACCGACGGCACTCATCTTCGACAACGACATCATGGCATTCGCCGGGCTCGCCGTGGCCGTCGAGATGGGAGCCGCCGTCCCCGGGGATGTATCCATCGTGTCGTTCGAGGACTCGGCTCTGGCCAAGTTGATGCACCCGGGGATCACCGCTTTGAGTCGGGATTCTTTCGCATTGGGCGAAATTCTCGCCGATAACTTGATCAAGTCCATTAAGCACCCCGAAATTCACACACAGATTGCGGCCCCACTGCCCCACCTGATCGTTCGAGAAAGCACAGCTGCAATTCGATAG
- the tsf gene encoding translation elongation factor Ts, with protein sequence MANYTAADIKALREQTGAGMLDVKKALDEADGDQAKATEILRVKGLKGVTKREGRSASNGLVAAQVDGNVGTLVEVNCETDFVAKGEKFVALADRVLAQAVAVEAADAEALLNSELDGKTVKEVLDEANATIGEKIEVRRVARLEGDKVVSYLHKTSPDLPAQIGVLVAVDGGDEQTARDIAMHVAAFSPTVLTREDVDAATVENERRVAEATAKEEGKPEAALPKIIEGRVNGYFKENVLLEQPFAKDPKKTVKKVADEAGTSVSGFARFKVGV encoded by the coding sequence ATGGCCAACTACACCGCCGCTGACATCAAGGCACTGCGCGAGCAGACCGGCGCCGGCATGCTCGACGTCAAGAAGGCTCTCGACGAGGCCGACGGCGACCAGGCCAAGGCCACCGAGATCCTGCGGGTCAAGGGCTTGAAGGGCGTGACCAAGCGTGAGGGCCGTTCGGCCTCCAACGGTCTGGTCGCTGCACAGGTCGACGGCAACGTCGGCACCCTGGTCGAGGTCAACTGCGAGACCGACTTCGTCGCCAAGGGCGAGAAGTTCGTCGCGCTCGCCGACCGCGTTCTGGCGCAGGCGGTTGCGGTCGAGGCCGCCGATGCCGAGGCGCTGCTGAACTCGGAGCTTGACGGCAAGACCGTCAAGGAGGTCCTCGACGAGGCCAACGCGACGATCGGCGAGAAGATCGAAGTGCGCCGGGTGGCCCGCCTCGAAGGCGACAAGGTCGTGTCCTACCTGCACAAGACCAGCCCCGACCTGCCTGCGCAGATCGGCGTGCTCGTGGCCGTCGACGGTGGCGACGAGCAGACCGCGCGCGACATCGCAATGCACGTCGCCGCGTTCAGCCCCACCGTGCTGACCCGCGAGGACGTCGACGCCGCGACCGTGGAGAACGAGCGTCGCGTCGCCGAGGCCACCGCCAAGGAAGAAGGCAAGCCGGAGGCGGCACTGCCGAAGATCATCGAAGGTCGCGTCAACGGCTACTTCAAGGAGAACGTCCTGCTGGAGCAGCCGTTCGCCAAGGACCCGAAGAAGACCGTCAAGAAGGTCGCCGATGAGGCCGGCACGTCCGTGTCCGGTTTCGCGCGATTCAAGGTCGGCGTCTGA
- the rpsB gene encoding 30S ribosomal protein S2: MAVVTTRQLLESGVHFGHQTRRWNPKMKRFILTERNGIYIIDLQQSLTYIADAFEFIQQTVSHGGTVLFVGTKKQAQESIQEQATRVGMPYVNHRWLGGMLTNFNTVHKRLARLKELEEIDYDDVAGSGRTKKELLVLKREKDKLERTLGGIRDMAKVPSAVWVVDTKKEHLAVTEARKLNIPVIAILDTNCDPDEVDYKIPGNDDAIRSVTLLTRVVADAVAEGLIARSQGRSGEQTEGAAAEPMAEWERELLGSEDAAAKTDVETGPTSTAAAADATAAADVVDPAEQAAVAKATEKAAEEIAGA; encoded by the coding sequence ATGGCCGTCGTCACCACCCGCCAGCTCCTGGAGAGCGGCGTCCACTTCGGGCACCAGACCCGTCGCTGGAACCCCAAGATGAAGCGCTTCATCCTCACCGAGCGCAATGGCATCTACATCATCGACCTGCAGCAGTCGCTGACCTACATCGCTGACGCCTTCGAGTTCATCCAGCAGACCGTGTCTCACGGTGGCACGGTGCTCTTCGTCGGCACCAAGAAGCAGGCTCAGGAGTCGATTCAGGAGCAGGCCACCCGCGTCGGCATGCCCTACGTCAACCACCGCTGGCTCGGCGGCATGCTCACCAACTTCAACACGGTGCACAAGCGTCTGGCACGCCTGAAGGAGCTTGAGGAGATCGACTACGACGACGTCGCCGGCTCCGGTCGCACCAAGAAGGAACTCCTCGTGCTCAAGCGCGAGAAGGACAAGCTGGAGCGCACCCTCGGCGGTATCCGCGACATGGCGAAGGTCCCCTCCGCGGTGTGGGTCGTCGACACCAAGAAGGAGCACCTGGCTGTCACCGAGGCCCGCAAGCTCAACATCCCGGTCATCGCGATCCTGGACACCAACTGCGACCCCGACGAGGTCGATTACAAGATCCCGGGCAACGACGACGCGATCCGTTCGGTCACCCTGCTGACCCGTGTGGTCGCCGACGCTGTGGCCGAGGGTCTCATCGCTCGCTCGCAGGGCCGCTCCGGTGAGCAGACCGAGGGCGCAGCTGCCGAGCCGATGGCCGAATGGGAGCGCGAACTGCTCGGTTCCGAGGACGCTGCCGCCAAGACCGACGTCGAGACCGGCCCGACCTCGACGGCCGCTGCCGCTGACGCGACCGCCGCCGCTGACGTGGTCGACCCGGCCGAGCAGGCCGCGGTGGCCAAGGCCACCGAGAAGGCCGCCGAAGAAATCGCCGGCGCCTGA